The proteins below come from a single Azospirillaceae bacterium genomic window:
- the fliR gene encoding flagellar biosynthetic protein FliR, whose product MAGALDAFLTAQVFAFLLVFARVGTAMMMMPAMGEAFVSPQIRVLIALGFSLLLVPVLQSSLPPIPPSTPGFVALLAGEVTVGVFFGMACRLLLMTLETAGSLISLQTGLSSAAMFNPALGTQGTPFGSMMGAMGLVMIFSTDLHHMMLGAIANSYELFRPGAPLPLNDMADTIARIVGQTFLIATRMAAPFIIGGMALNVALGVLARLVPQMQIFFVALPVQIAGGLLLFMVSLGAAMALWVSSFEQVLLGVFS is encoded by the coding sequence GTGGCCGGTGCGCTGGATGCCTTCCTAACGGCGCAGGTCTTCGCCTTTCTTCTCGTTTTCGCGCGCGTGGGAACGGCGATGATGATGATGCCCGCCATGGGCGAGGCGTTCGTCAGCCCCCAGATCCGCGTTCTGATCGCGCTCGGGTTCAGCCTGTTGCTGGTCCCGGTCCTGCAGTCCAGCCTGCCCCCGATCCCGCCGTCGACGCCGGGCTTTGTGGCATTGCTTGCCGGCGAGGTGACGGTCGGCGTGTTCTTCGGCATGGCATGCCGCCTGCTGTTGATGACCCTTGAGACAGCGGGGAGTTTGATCTCGCTCCAGACCGGCCTCTCGTCGGCGGCCATGTTCAACCCGGCACTCGGCACCCAAGGCACGCCGTTCGGGTCGATGATGGGCGCCATGGGCCTGGTGATGATTTTTTCGACCGACCTGCATCACATGATGCTGGGGGCGATCGCCAACAGCTACGAGCTGTTCCGGCCGGGTGCGCCGCTGCCCTTGAACGATATGGCGGACACCATTGCCCGCATTGTCGGTCAGACCTTCCTGATCGCCACCCGCATGGCGGCGCCCTTCATCATCGGGGGCATGGCCCTGAACGTCGCGCTGGGCGTCCTGGCGCGTCTGGTGCCACAGATGCAGATCTTCTTCGTGGCTTTGCCGGTGCAGATTGCCGGCGGCCTGCTGCTGTTCATGGTCTCGCTGGGCGCGGCGATGGCGCTGTGGGTATCCAGCTTCGAGCAGGTCCTGCTCGGCGTGTTCTCCTGA
- the fliQ gene encoding flagellar biosynthesis protein FliQ: protein MNTGDVMEVMRDSIWITILVGGPFMIIALVVGLGISLLQAMTQLQEATLTFVPKVLLLFGAVLVIGPFAINTLIEFTRQLMDRAIGIGMG, encoded by the coding sequence ATGAACACCGGCGACGTGATGGAGGTGATGCGGGACTCCATCTGGATCACGATCCTGGTGGGTGGCCCGTTCATGATCATTGCGCTTGTGGTCGGATTGGGGATCTCCCTGCTCCAGGCCATGACGCAACTGCAGGAAGCGACGCTCACCTTCGTGCCGAAGGTGCTCCTGTTGTTCGGGGCGGTGCTCGTGATCGGCCCCTTCGCCATCAACACGCTGATCGAGTTCACCCGGCAGCTCATGGACCGCGCCATCGGCATCGGGATGGGTTGA
- the fliE gene encoding flagellar hook-basal body complex protein FliE, with protein sequence MVSISNAISAYSAVSNGVTGTVPPAVKAKAAGPSFAEMVGDAAQDAIETTREAEQMTVRAALGRADMTDVVTAVSAAEVTMQAVVAVRDKVVSAYQEILRMQI encoded by the coding sequence ATGGTCAGCATTTCGAATGCCATCTCCGCCTACAGCGCCGTTTCCAACGGTGTCACCGGGACGGTGCCGCCGGCGGTCAAGGCGAAGGCAGCCGGCCCGTCCTTCGCCGAGATGGTGGGCGATGCAGCCCAGGACGCCATCGAAACCACGCGCGAAGCCGAGCAGATGACCGTCCGCGCCGCACTCGGCCGCGCCGACATGACCGACGTGGTCACCGCGGTCTCCGCGGCCGAGGTGACGATGCAGGCAGTGGTGGCCGTGCGCGACAAGGTCGTGTCAGCCTACCAGGAAATCCTCCGCATGCAGATCTGA
- the flgC gene encoding flagellar basal body rod protein FlgC — translation MDINSAMKISASGMRAQGARLRVIAENLANAQSTASSPDGLPYRRKTITFANEMDRALGVEAVKVKRIGVDSSDFQRRYEPGHPSADAQGYVLYPNVNSLIEAMDMREAQRSYEANVNVIDASKTMLMRTLDIIRS, via the coding sequence ATGGACATCAACAGCGCAATGAAGATTTCCGCCTCCGGTATGCGGGCCCAGGGCGCGCGGCTGCGCGTGATCGCCGAAAACCTGGCGAACGCCCAGTCGACCGCGTCGTCGCCCGACGGGCTTCCGTACCGGCGCAAGACCATCACCTTCGCAAACGAGATGGACCGAGCCCTTGGGGTCGAGGCCGTCAAGGTCAAGCGAATCGGCGTGGACAGCAGTGATTTCCAGCGCCGATACGAGCCTGGCCACCCCAGCGCCGACGCCCAGGGCTATGTGCTGTATCCAAATGTGAATTCGCTGATCGAGGCAATGGACATGCGCGAGGCGCAGCGGTCGTACGAGGCGAATGTGAACGTCATCGACGCATCGAAGACGATGCTGATGCGCACCCTCGACATCATTCGCTCCTGA
- the flgB gene encoding flagellar basal body rod protein FlgB gives MDLSNLGVFRVMKQRLNWIGQRQDVVAQNIANADTPGYRPQDLQPFTFRMAMGEQRQLKPAVTQAGHMPGPKSRDRDVKADRDRNYYETAPDGNQVVLEQQMMKVAENGMNYQMVTNLYRKQVGIIKMVIAKGP, from the coding sequence ATGGATCTGAGCAATCTCGGCGTGTTTCGCGTGATGAAGCAGCGCCTGAACTGGATCGGCCAGCGTCAGGACGTGGTCGCCCAGAACATCGCGAATGCGGATACTCCCGGCTACCGTCCGCAGGATCTGCAGCCCTTCACGTTCCGAATGGCCATGGGCGAGCAGCGGCAGCTGAAGCCCGCCGTGACGCAGGCCGGGCATATGCCCGGTCCGAAGTCGCGGGACCGGGATGTGAAGGCGGATCGCGACCGCAATTATTACGAGACGGCGCCCGATGGAAATCAGGTCGTTCTCGAGCAGCAGATGATGAAGGTCGCCGAAAACGGAATGAACTACCAGATGGTCACCAACCTGTACCGCAAGCAGGTCGGTATCATCAAAATGGTCATCGCCAAGGGGCCGTAA
- a CDS encoding EscU/YscU/HrcU family type III secretion system export apparatus switch protein has translation MDKRHRQMVAIALDYEWGSGGVPKVVATGRGKIAERILDLAFTAGVKVREDADLAEILSAVDLGSDIPAEAILAVAEVLSHVYRANGTLPPAGTP, from the coding sequence ATGGACAAGCGGCATCGGCAGATGGTCGCGATCGCCCTCGACTATGAATGGGGCTCCGGCGGGGTGCCGAAGGTCGTCGCCACCGGGCGCGGCAAGATCGCCGAACGCATCCTGGACCTGGCATTCACGGCCGGTGTGAAGGTCCGCGAGGATGCCGACCTTGCGGAAATCCTATCCGCCGTCGACCTTGGATCCGACATCCCCGCCGAAGCCATCCTGGCCGTGGCGGAAGTCCTGTCGCACGTGTACCGCGCAAACGGCACGCTACCGCCGGCCGGGACGCCATGA
- a CDS encoding flagellar biosynthetic protein FliO, which produces MDASDYLRFAAALVAVLALIALCGLAARRWGGTALPAARNRRVRVVEVVPVDARRRLLLVRRDDVEHLLLLGPTQDLLVEPAIKPPAFSADAGADPFTVPNRKNPPP; this is translated from the coding sequence ATGGACGCGTCCGACTACCTGCGTTTCGCCGCGGCGCTGGTCGCGGTGCTTGCGTTGATCGCGCTCTGCGGCCTCGCGGCCCGTCGGTGGGGTGGGACCGCCCTGCCCGCCGCCCGCAACCGGCGCGTCCGGGTGGTCGAGGTGGTGCCGGTGGACGCAAGACGCCGCCTGCTGCTCGTCCGCCGCGACGATGTCGAGCACCTGCTACTTCTCGGCCCGACCCAGGACCTCCTGGTCGAACCCGCCATCAAGCCCCCGGCCTTTTCCGCGGACGCAGGCGCGGATCCCTTCACCGTGCCAAATAGGAAGAATCCGCCCCCATGA
- the fliP gene encoding flagellar type III secretion system pore protein FliP (The bacterial flagellar biogenesis protein FliP forms a type III secretion system (T3SS)-type pore required for flagellar assembly.), which yields MIRRIAFALLAVAGVSASLAALLWTAPAVAQTLTLDLGQGGGSTTARVIQMLVLMTVLSLAPSILIMVTSFTRIVIVLSFLRSAMGIQQTPPNTVMVSLALFLTLFIMSPVLETIYRDSFQPLLAEDIQEEEALQRALVPIESFMLRHTREQDLNLFLGIARMDPPEKVEDTPIHILIPAFMISELRRAFEIGFLLFIPFLIIDMVVASVLMSMGMMMLPPAAVALPFKIIFFVLVDGWYLIIGSLVQSFNPG from the coding sequence ATGATCCGGCGCATTGCCTTCGCCCTTCTCGCCGTGGCCGGTGTTTCGGCGTCACTCGCAGCGCTGCTGTGGACGGCCCCCGCGGTCGCACAGACCCTGACCCTGGACCTCGGCCAGGGTGGCGGGTCCACAACCGCACGCGTCATTCAGATGCTGGTGCTGATGACGGTGCTCTCACTGGCACCGTCCATTCTGATCATGGTGACTTCGTTCACCCGGATCGTGATCGTGCTGTCCTTCCTGCGCTCGGCCATGGGCATCCAACAAACGCCACCCAACACGGTGATGGTCAGCTTGGCGCTGTTCCTCACCCTGTTCATCATGTCGCCGGTGCTGGAGACGATCTACCGCGATTCGTTCCAGCCGCTCCTGGCCGAGGACATCCAGGAGGAGGAGGCGCTGCAGCGGGCGCTGGTGCCCATCGAATCCTTCATGCTGCGCCACACCCGTGAGCAGGACTTGAACCTGTTCCTTGGCATCGCGCGCATGGACCCGCCGGAAAAGGTGGAGGACACGCCCATCCACATCCTGATCCCGGCGTTTATGATCTCCGAACTGCGGCGGGCCTTCGAAATCGGGTTCCTGCTGTTCATCCCGTTCCTGATCATCGACATGGTGGTGGCGTCGGTGCTCATGTCGATGGGCATGATGATGCTGCCGCCGGCCGCCGTGGCACTGCCGTTCAAGATCATCTTCTTCGTGCTTGTGGACGGCTGGTACCTGATCATCGGCAGCCTTGTCCAAAGCTTCAATCCCGGCTGA
- a CDS encoding DUF6468 domain-containing protein, with amino-acid sequence MNVDWLGLGLDLIIIGLLAGTIVTAFALNKRILMIRQGREELEILVRGFAEATQRAEAGVKAMRQTASETGEQLLKQVDRARALRDELQIMIETADSLCSRLENIGTRVAPPASRAAGSAAPAAPVGQAATAVSQTGTPSAAPSSATRTGAVAAKPGAEGGDMRPAAPVVDTLSRAERELLQVIEKLR; translated from the coding sequence ATGAACGTCGATTGGCTGGGCCTCGGGCTCGACCTGATCATCATCGGCCTTTTGGCCGGGACGATCGTCACTGCCTTTGCGCTGAACAAGCGGATTTTGATGATCCGGCAGGGGCGCGAGGAGCTGGAAATCCTGGTCCGTGGTTTCGCCGAGGCGACCCAACGGGCCGAGGCCGGCGTCAAGGCCATGCGCCAGACGGCCAGCGAAACGGGTGAACAGCTGCTCAAGCAGGTCGACCGCGCGCGCGCGCTGCGGGACGAGCTGCAGATCATGATTGAAACGGCCGACAGTCTTTGCAGCCGGCTTGAGAACATCGGCACCCGAGTGGCACCACCCGCGTCCCGCGCCGCGGGCAGCGCGGCACCGGCAGCTCCCGTCGGGCAGGCGGCAACGGCTGTATCCCAAACGGGCACGCCCTCCGCCGCGCCGTCCTCCGCGACCCGGACCGGCGCCGTCGCGGCCAAGCCCGGCGCCGAGGGGGGGGATATGCGGCCGGCGGCGCCCGTTGTCGATACCCTGTCCAGGGCCGAGCGCGAACTGCTCCAAGTGATCGAGAAGCTTAGATGA
- the fliM gene encoding flagellar motor switch protein FliM, with the protein MTGKLDGLSEEERMAAEWAAMAEGDGGIGAALGGSTRVLNQDEIDSLLGFDQNGAGDGENSGIMALVNSALVNYERLPMLEVVFDRLVRMMSTSLRNFTSDNVEVSLDQISSVRFGDYLNSIPLPAMLAVFKAEEWDNFGLMTIDSAMIYSIVDVLLGGRRGTAAMRIEGRPYTTIERNLVERMVHVVLSDLSAAFDPLSPVTFRFDRLETNPRFATISRPSNAAVLAKLRIDMEDRGGRLELLIPYATLEPVRELLLQMFMGEKFGRDSIWETHLAGELWMTDVQLAAVLDQVTLPLHEVLNWKVGTRIMLNASPDDSVDLRCGDVPMFTGRMGRKGGHIAVRIDGETPKPEETPQ; encoded by the coding sequence ATGACCGGCAAGCTGGACGGGCTGAGTGAAGAAGAGCGCATGGCCGCAGAATGGGCGGCCATGGCGGAGGGGGATGGCGGAATCGGTGCTGCCCTCGGCGGCTCCACCCGTGTGTTGAATCAGGACGAGATCGACAGCCTCCTGGGCTTCGACCAGAACGGCGCCGGAGACGGGGAAAACTCCGGGATCATGGCGCTGGTCAATTCGGCGCTGGTCAACTACGAACGCTTGCCGATGCTGGAGGTGGTCTTCGACCGCCTCGTGCGCATGATGTCCACGTCGCTGCGCAACTTCACGTCGGACAACGTCGAAGTGTCGCTCGATCAGATATCCAGCGTTCGATTCGGGGACTATCTGAATTCAATCCCCTTGCCGGCCATGCTTGCGGTGTTCAAGGCCGAGGAATGGGACAACTTCGGCCTGATGACGATCGACAGCGCGATGATCTATTCGATCGTCGACGTGTTGCTGGGTGGTCGCCGCGGTACGGCCGCAATGCGCATCGAGGGGCGGCCCTACACGACGATCGAGCGCAACCTGGTCGAGCGCATGGTCCATGTGGTCCTGTCGGACCTGTCCGCTGCCTTCGATCCGTTGTCTCCCGTCACGTTCCGATTCGACCGGTTGGAAACCAACCCACGCTTCGCCACCATCTCCCGTCCTTCCAATGCGGCCGTCCTGGCCAAGCTGCGGATCGATATGGAGGACCGCGGTGGCCGGCTTGAGTTACTGATCCCATACGCGACGCTGGAGCCAGTTCGCGAGCTGCTGCTCCAGATGTTCATGGGCGAGAAGTTCGGCCGCGACAGCATTTGGGAAACCCACCTGGCCGGCGAACTCTGGATGACCGACGTCCAGCTTGCGGCTGTTCTCGACCAAGTGACGCTGCCATTGCACGAGGTGCTGAACTGGAAGGTTGGCACCCGCATCATGCTCAATGCTTCGCCGGACGATTCCGTTGATCTCCGCTGCGGTGACGTCCCGATGTTCACCGGCCGGATGGGGCGCAAGGGCGGCCACATTGCCGTCCGCATCGACGGCGAAACACCCAAACCCGAGGAAACGCCGCAATGA
- a CDS encoding flagellar basal body-associated FliL family protein, whose protein sequence is MVAEMHDDVDIQDLPRKRLSGKRIVLFIVLPLLLLSVGGAAVYFSGVLDFLSGTKVAEAPPPDQAAGCVATFQDMPEILVNLTSTGARRQSYMKLRVSLELCRIEDRAKVVELQSRVVDNLQVYLRELRLEDLRGSAGFQRLREELRYRIAIAVQPVQVKDVLFQEVLVQ, encoded by the coding sequence ATGGTCGCGGAGATGCACGACGACGTTGATATCCAGGATCTTCCGCGGAAGCGACTAAGCGGCAAGCGGATCGTCCTGTTCATTGTCCTGCCGCTTCTGCTGCTGTCTGTCGGCGGGGCGGCCGTCTACTTCAGTGGCGTGCTGGATTTCTTGTCCGGCACCAAGGTGGCCGAGGCTCCGCCGCCGGATCAGGCGGCCGGGTGTGTGGCGACCTTCCAGGACATGCCCGAAATCCTGGTGAACCTCACATCCACGGGGGCCCGGCGGCAGAGCTACATGAAGCTCCGGGTCAGCCTGGAGTTGTGCCGCATCGAGGACCGGGCGAAGGTGGTCGAGCTGCAGAGCCGGGTGGTCGACAATTTGCAAGTCTACCTTCGGGAGCTGCGGCTCGAGGATCTGCGCGGGTCCGCCGGCTTCCAGCGACTGCGCGAGGAGCTGCGCTACCGCATTGCCATTGCGGTCCAGCCTGTGCAGGTCAAGGACGTGCTGTTCCAGGAAGTGCTGGTGCAATGA
- the flgF gene encoding flagellar basal-body rod protein FlgF — METPSYIALARQDTLRRQMDVIANNVANMNTTGFKAQRMQFVEFLERASQSERYSMPVDLATTRDNRPGPVTPTGNPLDVAIEGDAYFVVDTANGPRYTRSGQFRLDSQRRIVDKSGLPVLNQANQPMAIPAAANEITITESGIVSTELGQVGRFRMVRFNGDQQLEEVGNGLYATDQQAVAAEDAKVVQGMLEGSNVQGVVEMTSMISVTREYQQVQKMIEAEHERMRTANRQLSRLSGA; from the coding sequence ATGGAAACACCGAGTTACATCGCGCTCGCCAGGCAGGACACACTGCGCCGCCAGATGGATGTGATCGCCAACAACGTGGCGAACATGAACACCACCGGCTTCAAGGCGCAGCGGATGCAGTTCGTGGAATTCCTCGAACGCGCCTCCCAATCGGAACGCTATTCGATGCCCGTCGACCTCGCGACGACGCGGGACAACCGGCCGGGCCCGGTGACACCCACGGGCAACCCACTGGACGTTGCGATCGAAGGCGATGCCTACTTCGTCGTGGATACGGCGAACGGTCCGCGGTACACCCGCTCCGGACAGTTCCGCTTGGATTCCCAGCGCCGCATCGTCGATAAGAGCGGCCTGCCGGTCCTGAACCAAGCCAATCAGCCGATGGCGATCCCCGCTGCGGCGAACGAGATCACGATCACTGAATCCGGCATCGTCTCGACCGAGTTGGGCCAGGTCGGCCGCTTCCGCATGGTGCGGTTCAACGGCGACCAGCAACTCGAAGAGGTCGGCAACGGCCTCTACGCTACCGATCAGCAGGCCGTCGCCGCGGAGGATGCCAAGGTCGTGCAGGGCATGCTCGAGGGCTCAAACGTCCAGGGCGTCGTCGAGATGACCAGCATGATTTCTGTCACCCGCGAGTACCAGCAGGTACAGAAGATGATCGAGGCCGAGCATGAACGGATGCGCACGGCCAACCGTCAATTGTCGCGCCTCAGCGGCGCCTGA
- the flgG gene encoding flagellar basal-body rod protein FlgG produces MRSLSIGATGMLAQQLNVEVISNNIANMTTTGFKRQRAEFQDLLYQNIRRVGSTSSDAGTVVPTGVQIGAGVRAAAVYRINEQGNVQVTDNPLDMAIRGRGYLQVQLPTGETAYTRAGSLQLNADGQIVTSDGFLLEPQITVPQETVSITVNASGEVLASIDGQAQPQNLGQIQLALFANEAGLEALGDNLFRSTPASGDAQVGNPGEPGYGRILQGSLETSNVNMVAEVTNLITAQRAYEMNSKVIRAADEMMNSVSQLR; encoded by the coding sequence ATGCGCAGCCTCAGCATCGGCGCCACCGGCATGCTGGCCCAGCAGCTCAACGTCGAAGTCATTTCGAACAACATCGCGAACATGACGACGACGGGGTTCAAGCGGCAGCGGGCCGAGTTCCAGGACCTGCTGTACCAGAACATCCGGCGGGTCGGATCCACGTCGAGCGATGCCGGCACCGTGGTGCCGACCGGTGTGCAGATCGGTGCTGGCGTCCGCGCCGCAGCCGTCTACCGCATCAATGAGCAGGGGAACGTCCAGGTCACCGACAACCCGCTGGACATGGCGATCCGGGGGCGCGGCTATCTGCAGGTGCAATTGCCGACCGGTGAGACCGCATACACCCGCGCGGGCTCGCTCCAGTTGAACGCGGACGGGCAGATCGTCACCTCCGACGGCTTCCTGCTGGAGCCCCAGATCACGGTCCCGCAGGAAACCGTTTCGATCACCGTGAATGCGAGCGGCGAGGTCCTGGCCAGCATCGATGGCCAGGCGCAGCCGCAGAACCTGGGCCAGATCCAACTTGCCCTGTTCGCCAACGAGGCCGGCCTCGAGGCCTTGGGCGACAACCTGTTCCGCTCGACGCCGGCATCCGGCGACGCGCAGGTCGGCAATCCGGGTGAGCCCGGCTATGGCCGGATCCTGCAGGGTTCGCTTGAGACGTCGAACGTGAACATGGTCGCCGAAGTGACCAATCTCATCACGGCCCAGCGCGCGTACGAGATGAACAGCAAGGTGATCCGGGCCGCCGACGAGATGATGAACAGCGTCTCGCAACTGCGCTGA
- the flgA gene encoding flagellar basal body P-ring formation chaperone FlgA, translating into MIRRALLIAALCLSAAAAHAQVLRPEAVIDGDRVLLGDLFDGLAENAGVPVAQAPAPGKRAVFDADHLARLASAHRLQWRPQSRLDRSIVTRASTVIGAEAIRAALVQAVSAGSAPRQGRTDIELDQRTLEIHLPSHMEPRVAIDSLQTDPTGRFTAMLVAPGRGDGAVRQQVTGRIVSVVDVPVLARRMSSGEVITVKDVDWIQVREDRSLADAVLDVEQLIGQAPRRVIAAGQPIRGRDLQTPIVVARNAPVSMVYEAQNLTLIARGRATQDGAIGETIRVVNVQSNRVIDAVVAGPGLVKIVRPGQAQLVNN; encoded by the coding sequence ATGATCCGCCGCGCCCTACTGATCGCCGCCCTGTGCCTGTCGGCCGCCGCCGCGCACGCCCAGGTTCTGCGGCCCGAAGCCGTGATAGACGGCGACCGGGTGCTGCTGGGGGACCTTTTCGACGGGCTTGCGGAGAACGCGGGCGTGCCAGTGGCCCAGGCCCCGGCGCCCGGCAAACGTGCGGTGTTCGACGCCGACCACTTGGCACGCCTCGCCAGCGCCCATCGCCTGCAATGGCGTCCGCAATCGCGCCTCGACCGGTCGATCGTGACCCGGGCGTCCACGGTGATCGGTGCGGAGGCAATTCGTGCCGCCCTCGTGCAGGCCGTTTCTGCCGGGTCCGCTCCGCGGCAGGGCCGGACTGACATCGAATTGGACCAGCGGACCCTGGAAATCCACCTGCCGAGCCATATGGAGCCGCGGGTCGCGATCGACTCACTCCAGACGGACCCCACTGGCCGCTTCACCGCCATGCTGGTGGCGCCGGGACGTGGGGACGGTGCGGTCCGCCAGCAGGTCACGGGCCGGATCGTCTCGGTCGTGGATGTTCCTGTCCTGGCCCGCCGGATGAGCAGTGGTGAGGTCATCACGGTCAAGGATGTGGATTGGATCCAAGTGCGCGAGGACCGTTCGCTGGCGGATGCCGTTCTGGATGTCGAGCAATTGATCGGACAAGCGCCGCGCCGGGTGATTGCCGCCGGTCAGCCGATTCGGGGCCGCGACCTGCAGACTCCCATTGTTGTTGCGCGGAACGCTCCGGTCAGCATGGTCTACGAGGCGCAAAACCTGACACTGATCGCCCGCGGCCGGGCCACCCAGGATGGTGCGATCGGGGAAACGATCCGGGTGGTGAACGTACAGAGCAACCGCGTCATTGATGCCGTGGTCGCCGGGCCGGGCCTCGTGAAGATCGTTCGCCCTGGCCAGGCGCAACTGGTAAACAACTGA
- the flgH gene encoding flagellar basal body L-ring protein FlgH — protein MIRPPRTAAVLMLALGALPGCNTVDRISSVGRAPELSRIEDPSQRDYQPVRMPMPTPQATERQPNSLWRSGARAFFKDQRASRVGDILTVTIAIDDRAQINNQTTRSRDNGENVSLPGLFGFQRNLARISPLPDDATLDDVIDVESTSRLQGRGQIQRRDQIDLRVAAVIIQVLPNGNLVIEGRQEVRVNYELRELLVRGVIRPEDIDNRNTIPYDKIAEARISYGGRGQITDVQQPRWGQQIFDIIFPF, from the coding sequence ATGATCCGCCCCCCCCGCACAGCCGCCGTACTGATGCTGGCGCTCGGTGCATTGCCCGGCTGCAACACCGTGGATCGGATTTCGAGCGTCGGACGTGCGCCGGAGCTGTCGCGCATCGAGGACCCCTCGCAGCGCGACTACCAGCCTGTGCGCATGCCGATGCCCACCCCGCAGGCCACGGAACGCCAGCCGAATTCCCTGTGGCGATCCGGTGCCCGCGCATTCTTCAAGGATCAGCGGGCGAGCCGGGTCGGAGACATCCTGACCGTCACCATCGCCATCGACGACCGCGCGCAGATCAACAACCAGACGACACGCAGCCGGGACAATGGCGAGAACGTCAGCCTGCCCGGCCTGTTCGGCTTCCAGCGCAATCTGGCGCGGATCTCACCACTGCCGGACGACGCCACGCTCGACGATGTGATCGACGTCGAAAGCACATCACGGCTCCAAGGCCGCGGCCAAATCCAACGGCGTGACCAGATCGACCTCCGTGTCGCCGCCGTCATCATCCAGGTGCTTCCCAACGGGAACCTCGTGATCGAGGGGCGGCAGGAAGTTCGTGTAAACTACGAACTGCGCGAACTGCTCGTGCGCGGCGTCATCCGGCCCGAAGACATCGACAACCGGAACACGATCCCCTACGACAAGATTGCCGAGGCCCGGATTTCCTACGGGGGACGCGGCCAGATCACCGACGTTCAGCAGCCACGCTGGGGCCAGCAGATCTTCGATATCATCTTCCCGTTCTGA